GGTGCCGTGGCGCCGCGCATGTTGGGCGATGTCGCCTCGCTCATCCACGAGCAGCGATTGATCAAGAGCGAGGCAGAACTGGCATTGATGCGCCATGCCGCCGCGATATCCGCCCTCGCCCACCGGCGCGCCATGCGCGTCGCGCGACCTGGCCTGTTCGAGTATCAACTGCAGGCGGAACTCGAGCATGAGTTCGCCTGGCACGGCGCATCCGCACCCGCCTACAGCAGCATTGTCGGGGGGGGAAGCAATGCCTGCGTGCTGCACTACATCGAGAATCGTGATGAGCTTCACGCAGGTGAGCTGGTACTGATCGACGCAGGCGCCGAATACGAACTCTATGCCGGTGACATTACTCGCACCTTCCCGGTCGATGGTCGCTTCACCGCCGCCCAGCGGGCGCTTTATGAGGTAGTGCTGAATGCCCAGATGCGCGCCGTGGAAGCGGTCTCCCCGGGCTCAACGCTTATGGCGATTCACCAGGGGGTAGTAGAGGACTTGACCCGCGGCCTGATCGAGCTCGGCCTGCTTGAGGGCGAACTCGAGAGCAATATCGAATCCGAGAGCTATCGCCGCTTCTACTTGCACTCGACGTCCCACTGGCTGGGGCTGGATGTGCATGACGTGGGAAGCTATCGGCTGGGCGGCGAGCCGCGGCGTCTGGTGCCGGGCATGGTACTGACCATCGAACCCGGTCTCTACATCCCCGATGAAGAAGATATACCTGCAGCCTTTCGCGGCATCGGTATCCGTATCGAGGATGACGTGGTGGTAAGCACCAGCGGACGCGAGGTGCTGACCGCCGCCGTGCCCAAGCAGCCTGACGATATCGAGGCACTAATGGCGGAAAAATGACCATATCGAAAGCAGTTGAAACGGTGATTACGTAAAATACGTAATAATAGACAAGGACAGTTTGCGAGACATGCCTAGAGAGGCTGCCTTGGAGTCAAGAGAGCATGCAGATACAGTCAATGTCGGTGGATATCGCCATAGTCGGTGGCGGTCTGGTAGGCGCCAGCCTGGCGGCGGCGCTGGCGCCGATCATGGCTCGCAACGCCCTGAAGGTTGCGGTGATCGAGGCGGCGACACTCTCCCGCAAGGCGCCGCAGTCCGAGTATCAGCCTAGTTTCGACGCCAGGGCGAGCGCCATCGCCCAAGGCTCCTGCGAGCATTTCAGAACCTTGGGGTTGTGGCCGGCCCTGGCCCAGCAGGCCGAGCCGATCCGCCAGATTCATGTCAGCGAGCGGGGGCGGCTCGGAGTGGCCCGATTGAGTGCCGAGGAGCTCTCGGTCGAGGCGCTGGGTTACGTAATACCCAATGTCTGGCTGGGGCGCGTCCTGCACCAGCGCCTGGCATCACTGGACTTGCGCTGGCACTGTCCGGCACGTGTCGAGAAGATGACCGCCACGCGAATGGGGCATCGATTGAAGCTCTCCAATGGCGAGGAGCTAGAGGCGGGGCTGACCATTCTGGCCGACGGAGGTCGCTCGGGGCTCAAGGAGCAGCTGGGAATTGCCAGTCGTGAGGCGCCCTACGAGCAGGTTGCGGTGATTGCCAATCTCGAAGTCAGCCGACCGCACGAGGGGGTGGCGTTCGAGCGTTTCACCACGCAGGGGCCACTTGCACTGCTGCCGCTGTCGGGCCAGCGCATGGAGCTGATCTGGACCCATCGGGCCGGTGACGAGGCGCAGACGCTGGCGCTTGAGGATGGAGACTTTCTGATGCGCCTTCAACACGCCTTTGGTGATCGCGCCGGACGCTTCCGGCGAGTGGGAACGCGCCACGCCTATCCGCTGTCGCTGGTCACTGCCATGGAGCCGGTGCGCCCCGGCCTGGCGGTACTGGGCAATGCCGCCCATGCCCTGCACCCGGTGGCGGGGCAGGGATTCAATCTGGCGCTGCGCGGGGTAATGGACCTGATCGCCGCCCTGGAGACGGCCGAGGCGCGCGGCAGCGCCTGGGGCAGCATGACGACCCTTGGTGATTTCGAGGCGCGACGTACCGCCGACCGACATAATGTCATTCGTTTCAGCGATGGGCTGATCCGGTTGTTCGGCATCGATCACCCGTTGCTGTCGCATGCCCGGGCCGCCGGCCTGGTGGGACTGAATCTGGTTGGACCGCTACGCCGCAGCCTGGCCAGGCGCGCGATGGGGATGGAAAGATAAGCGCCCCGCAAACGCAAATGTCCCGAAGCTATTTCTCCGGGACATTTGCGTTGTGTCGGATTAGAGATTGGATTTGGCGTTTTCGCTCTTGGCCGCCACGGCCTCTTCGCTTTGCTGAATGCGCTCTGGTTTGCCGGGCAACAGGGCATCGAGCAGTAACGCGGCAGCGGCGGCAGGTACGAGTCCAGATTTCAACAGCAGGCCGACCTGGCCAGGCAAGGTTTCGGAAATCGCTTCGACCGCCGGTAGCCCGATGCCCAGGCTCAGTGACACCGCAATGATCAGCATGGCGCGCTGGTCGAGCTCGCACTCCTTGATGATCTTCAATCCCGCCGAGGCGATCATGCCGAACATCACCACGCCGGCGCCGCCCAGAACAGCGTGAGGCATCGCTGCGACCAGTCCGCCCAGCTTGGGAAACAGCCCCATGGCGATCAGCAGCACGCCGCCGATGGTGACGACATGCCGGCTCACCACGCCAGTCAGGGTGATCAGGCCGACGTTCTGGGCATAGGCAGTATTGGGCAGGGTGTTGAAAACCGCAGCGAAGGAGGTCGCTACCCCGTCGGCCATCACTCCGCCGGAAAGCTCCTTGTCCTTGGCCGGGCGGCCGGCGCCGCCCATGGTGATCGCCGAGATATTGCCAATGGTTTCCAGGCCAACCACGAACATGATCAGCGTCATGCCGATGATCGCCGTCAGCGAGAACTCCATGCCGTAGACGAAGGGGCGGGGCAGGGCGAACCAGCTGGCTTCGGTGATCGAGTTGAAGTCGACCATGCCGAGCATGATGGCGACCAGATAACCGGCCGCCAGGCCGAGCAGGATCGAAGAGGCCTTGATGAAGCCACGGCCGTACTGATGGACGACAATGGTGATGACCAGCACGAACAGCGCCAGTCCCAGGTTGATGGGTGAGGCGAAATCGTCGCTGCCAACGCCGCCTGCCGCGTAGTTGAGGCCTACCGGCATCAGGGTGATGCCGATCAGCAGGACCACGATGCCGGTCACCACCGGCGAGAACCAGTGACGTATCTTCTTGAGAAAAGCCCCCAGCACTATCTGAAGCAGCCCGGCAACGAATGAGGCTCCCAGCACGGCGGGAAGCCCGAAGCCTGAGGCCAACGGCAGCGCCACCGGCAGAAAGCCGAAGCTGGTGCCCTGGACAATGGGCAGGCGCGAGCCGATGGGGCCCATGCCGATGGTCTGGATTAATGTCGAGAAGCCGGCCACGAACAGCGCAACCTGGATCAAAAATATCTGCTCGGCGGGATTGGCACCGATCACGCCTGCAATAATGATGGGAGGTGTCACGTTGCCGGCGAACATCGCCATGATGTGCTGCAGGCCGAGCGGGATCGCCTTGCCCAGCGGGGGCATGGCGTTGGGGTCCTGGTCTTGGGTATGGAGAGTGCGCGCACCCTGCGAGTCGTCATCCGGGGTCATGGGAGCCTCTGACAAGCTTTTTGTATACATTGCTTGGAGTATTAAGAGCAATAGACCCTAGCATGCTGTACACAAAGCAGTCATTAATGATGAACAGATTATGAAGAGGGGAATATTCGATAGCGGGACGCAGCGCTTGACCTGCAGCCGTGCGACAATTCCAGTGTAGACAAGTAAGGAGACAGCGATGCAGGCGGAAGTGATCGTCGTCGGTGGCGGTATGGTCGGCGCTACCCTGGCCGCTTTATTGGGGGAGGCCGGCGTGCGGGTCGGGGTGCTCGATGCACGCCTGACACCGCTGGTGGAAGCGCGCATTCCCGGCGAACGCCTGTCATTACGCGTCAGCGCTTTGACGCCGGTCTCGCAGCGCTTGCTGAACCACTTGCAGGTCTGGCCCTCGATGGCGGCCAGGCGCGTGACTCCCTATGCGGGTATGGAAGTATGGGACAGCCAGGGCAGCGGGCGCATCCGTTTCACCGCCGACCAGGCCGGCGTGGCCTGCCTTGGCCATATCGTCGAGA
This DNA window, taken from Halomonas sp. TA22, encodes the following:
- the ubiH gene encoding 2-octaprenyl-6-methoxyphenyl hydroxylase, with protein sequence MQIQSMSVDIAIVGGGLVGASLAAALAPIMARNALKVAVIEAATLSRKAPQSEYQPSFDARASAIAQGSCEHFRTLGLWPALAQQAEPIRQIHVSERGRLGVARLSAEELSVEALGYVIPNVWLGRVLHQRLASLDLRWHCPARVEKMTATRMGHRLKLSNGEELEAGLTILADGGRSGLKEQLGIASREAPYEQVAVIANLEVSRPHEGVAFERFTTQGPLALLPLSGQRMELIWTHRAGDEAQTLALEDGDFLMRLQHAFGDRAGRFRRVGTRHAYPLSLVTAMEPVRPGLAVLGNAAHALHPVAGQGFNLALRGVMDLIAALETAEARGSAWGSMTTLGDFEARRTADRHNVIRFSDGLIRLFGIDHPLLSHARAAGLVGLNLVGPLRRSLARRAMGMER
- the pepP gene encoding Xaa-Pro aminopeptidase; its protein translation is MTANAAPRPAPITLDEYRARRQALMAALSPNSAVLLPSASLATRSRDSDYPFRQDSDFHYLTGFPEPEALLLLLPGRKEGETVLFCQDKDATLEAWTGFRLGAAGAVERFGIDQAFENSEREARLSALLDGCETLYLPLDDADSMALADSLRSELLSRQRQGAVAPRMLGDVASLIHEQRLIKSEAELALMRHAAAISALAHRRAMRVARPGLFEYQLQAELEHEFAWHGASAPAYSSIVGGGSNACVLHYIENRDELHAGELVLIDAGAEYELYAGDITRTFPVDGRFTAAQRALYEVVLNAQMRAVEAVSPGSTLMAIHQGVVEDLTRGLIELGLLEGELESNIESESYRRFYLHSTSHWLGLDVHDVGSYRLGGEPRRLVPGMVLTIEPGLYIPDEEDIPAAFRGIGIRIEDDVVVSTSGREVLTAAVPKQPDDIEALMAEK
- a CDS encoding uracil-xanthine permease family protein yields the protein MTPDDDSQGARTLHTQDQDPNAMPPLGKAIPLGLQHIMAMFAGNVTPPIIIAGVIGANPAEQIFLIQVALFVAGFSTLIQTIGMGPIGSRLPIVQGTSFGFLPVALPLASGFGLPAVLGASFVAGLLQIVLGAFLKKIRHWFSPVVTGIVVLLIGITLMPVGLNYAAGGVGSDDFASPINLGLALFVLVITIVVHQYGRGFIKASSILLGLAAGYLVAIMLGMVDFNSITEASWFALPRPFVYGMEFSLTAIIGMTLIMFVVGLETIGNISAITMGGAGRPAKDKELSGGVMADGVATSFAAVFNTLPNTAYAQNVGLITLTGVVSRHVVTIGGVLLIAMGLFPKLGGLVAAMPHAVLGGAGVVMFGMIASAGLKIIKECELDQRAMLIIAVSLSLGIGLPAVEAISETLPGQVGLLLKSGLVPAAAAALLLDALLPGKPERIQQSEEAVAAKSENAKSNL